A genomic window from Candidatus Pelagisphaera phototrophica includes:
- a CDS encoding SGNH/GDSL hydrolase family protein gives MTKIVSLVTPFLLASTVFGGTAEEAWYGIALRKKADDKNGAFHFVENKASLPNVLIYGDSISIAYTPLLRELLEGKANVYRLHVNGGDSSSFVSKMETLHSTMQNPKIDGHWTHEWDIIQVNVGLHDLKYVVNRSKLNKVNGKQVSTLDEYESNLMGIISYLSHHHPNAQLVFALTTPVPDGEPGRHSGDAARYNEVALKVLKSHPEIVVNDLYSFTKPHHSEWWTRPGNVHFNSEGIRAQGEEVAKVLGQLLD, from the coding sequence ATGACAAAAATCGTTTCTCTGGTTACACCGTTTCTTTTGGCGTCCACCGTCTTTGGTGGAACAGCGGAAGAGGCCTGGTATGGGATCGCTTTGCGGAAGAAGGCGGACGACAAGAACGGAGCTTTCCATTTCGTGGAAAACAAGGCTTCGCTTCCGAATGTCCTTATCTATGGCGATTCAATATCGATCGCCTACACGCCGTTGTTAAGGGAGTTGCTTGAGGGTAAAGCTAATGTTTATCGGCTGCACGTGAATGGGGGCGACTCGTCATCGTTTGTTTCGAAAATGGAAACTCTCCATTCTACCATGCAGAACCCAAAGATCGACGGCCACTGGACCCATGAGTGGGACATTATTCAGGTCAATGTGGGGCTTCACGATTTGAAGTATGTCGTTAACCGTTCCAAACTCAATAAGGTTAACGGCAAGCAAGTGTCTACTCTAGATGAATATGAAAGCAACTTAATGGGAATCATTTCCTATTTGAGCCATCACCACCCAAACGCTCAGCTGGTGTTTGCCCTGACCACTCCGGTGCCGGATGGCGAACCGGGTCGCCATTCGGGCGATGCGGCAAGGTACAATGAGGTGGCTTTGAAGGTGCTCAAAAGCCATCCTGAAATCGTCGTAAACGACTTATATTCGTTCACAAAGCCTCACCATTCGGAATGGTGGACTCGGCCGGGAAACGTGCATTTCAATTCGGAAGGCATCCGAGCCCAGGGCGAGGAAGTAGCGAAAGTGTTGGGACAGTTGCTAGATTAA
- a CDS encoding sulfatase family protein, translating into MKFLGFALLLSFLPLLPISFGAEKPNILWIFAEDTSPWMGCYGHQVNEGHTPHIDSLAAQGIRFSRAYVPAPVCSACRSAVMTGQNQIRFGAHEHRSSRGPRKIEYPSHLKLLPEIMKEGGYFTFNLGKDDYNFIWDQKASYSLQQKTREPVPWDSLKANQPFYGQIQTAGGKNNVSKFPAERKTDPASVTVPPDYPQNQLYREVVAEHYDSIRKDDDFIGNVLAGLKENGLWENTIVVYVSDHGANQLVRHKQMPTEGGLHVPFIVRGPKRFVPKKQVRDDLVDILDLSATTLAWAGLDRPDWYEGQDLFGEDFSPRAFVAAAKDRLDHTIDRVRTIRTDRFRYTRNYKLDRILLQPQYRDQQPYTQNLHELYNTGKLSSKLTEIYFGERRPEELYDISKDPYQLYNLANDPKYAKELEAHRFMLDEWLEKGDLGASEEPDEEIAFQDEGPAKWKKVNPEYEHLRKDSDGDGLSDDWEGYNERDPMDGKLLFTFDCGGWQTEGWLPNPGISNIAGFKGYLDFDLPRGQGSLVRSGLNADLARQGGLFSVAMSVSKPTLVWLSLNSGDGVMRKMAGPVTVLPGKSYKDAKFRIPEAGMVKAMRIDFQSEEGTIVEIESMRANSG; encoded by the coding sequence ATGAAATTCCTCGGCTTCGCTTTGTTACTTTCCTTTCTGCCGCTACTCCCGATTTCATTTGGCGCAGAAAAACCGAATATCCTCTGGATTTTCGCGGAAGACACCTCTCCGTGGATGGGGTGTTACGGGCACCAAGTGAACGAGGGGCACACGCCGCACATCGACTCATTGGCGGCGCAAGGCATCCGGTTTTCTCGGGCTTATGTACCGGCTCCGGTTTGCTCGGCTTGTCGATCGGCGGTGATGACCGGTCAGAACCAAATTCGTTTTGGTGCTCATGAGCACCGGTCGTCCCGCGGACCGCGAAAGATAGAGTACCCAAGCCATTTGAAATTGCTCCCGGAAATAATGAAAGAGGGTGGTTATTTCACGTTTAATTTGGGTAAGGACGACTACAATTTCATTTGGGATCAAAAAGCGTCCTATTCGCTGCAGCAGAAAACCCGGGAACCGGTTCCTTGGGATTCACTCAAAGCAAACCAGCCCTTTTATGGACAGATCCAAACGGCAGGGGGGAAGAACAACGTTTCGAAGTTTCCAGCCGAGCGCAAAACCGATCCTGCGTCGGTGACCGTGCCGCCCGACTATCCTCAAAACCAGCTTTATCGAGAAGTGGTTGCCGAGCACTATGATTCGATTCGAAAGGATGACGACTTTATTGGAAACGTTCTCGCAGGGCTGAAGGAAAATGGGCTCTGGGAAAACACGATCGTGGTCTACGTTTCGGATCACGGCGCCAACCAGCTGGTCCGCCACAAGCAGATGCCGACGGAAGGAGGGCTGCATGTGCCATTCATTGTGCGTGGTCCGAAGCGATTTGTACCGAAAAAGCAAGTACGGGATGATCTTGTGGATATTTTGGATCTTTCCGCTACCACACTCGCCTGGGCTGGGCTGGACCGACCCGATTGGTACGAAGGACAGGATTTGTTTGGCGAGGATTTCTCTCCTAGAGCATTTGTTGCGGCAGCGAAGGATCGCTTGGATCACACGATCGACCGGGTGCGGACTATTCGCACGGACCGCTTTCGCTACACCCGGAACTACAAGCTCGATCGTATTCTGCTGCAACCCCAGTACCGGGATCAGCAGCCCTATACACAAAATTTGCACGAGCTCTACAATACGGGTAAACTTTCGTCGAAGTTAACCGAGATCTATTTTGGGGAGCGACGTCCCGAGGAGTTGTATGATATTAGCAAGGACCCTTACCAGTTGTACAATCTAGCGAATGACCCGAAGTATGCTAAAGAGCTTGAAGCGCATCGGTTCATGCTTGATGAGTGGCTAGAAAAAGGGGACTTGGGAGCCTCCGAAGAGCCGGATGAGGAAATCGCCTTCCAAGACGAAGGTCCGGCAAAGTGGAAGAAAGTGAATCCTGAATACGAACATCTGCGCAAGGATAGTGACGGAGATGGGTTATCAGATGACTGGGAAGGCTACAACGAACGCGATCCCATGGATGGTAAACTCCTCTTTACCTTCGATTGCGGGGGATGGCAGACAGAAGGCTGGCTCCCTAATCCTGGGATCTCAAATATTGCCGGATTCAAAGGTTATCTCGATTTTGATTTGCCCCGAGGGCAGGGTTCACTGGTTCGAAGTGGCTTGAATGCCGATTTAGCTAGGCAAGGAGGCCTGTTTTCGGTGGCTATGAGTGTTTCCAAACCGACGCTCGTTTGGCTATCATTGAATAGCGGCGACGGAGTCATGCGGAAAATGGCTGGACCGGTGACAGTGCTACCTGGAAAATCCTATAAGGATGCTAAGTTCCGTATCCCGGAAGCGGGAATGGTGAAAGCCATGCGTATTGATTTCCAGAGCGAAGAGGGCACAATCGTCGAAATTGAGTCGATGAGGGCGAACTCAGGGTAA
- a CDS encoding FecR family protein: MTQSYRSEKNRREAGNEAAAWAWRLDRGLSAQEQDELFDWIGADPIHADLLSRQRQDWKRLDHLSAWGPEHSSRPNPDLLAPKPKLRLGRVLWGAMAAAATLAFAFVIFQEGSSRSADLVSEAIAEAKPEIRNQLEDGSTIKLKEGAEVTMNFTASERRVRMEKGEAFFIVAKDASRPFVVEVHGVDVSAVGTAFNVRLDEDAVEVLVAEGIVEVASSAVDGVSPELNETPRLEAHERAIISFSSHLGVPQVAVLSKAEIQRVLAWQHGAMTFAAKPLAEIIDELNRLNDTQLTIVDPDLASERFTGTFLSSNVEGFVSVLKNGYGVDARMRGGSEILLSKAVD, translated from the coding sequence ATGACCCAATCTTACAGATCCGAAAAGAATCGCCGGGAAGCCGGAAATGAAGCGGCCGCTTGGGCATGGCGATTGGATCGCGGATTGTCCGCGCAAGAGCAGGACGAGTTGTTTGATTGGATCGGTGCGGATCCGATTCACGCGGATTTACTAAGCCGCCAACGGCAAGACTGGAAGCGATTGGATCATCTTTCTGCTTGGGGACCGGAGCACAGTTCGCGGCCTAATCCAGATCTGCTCGCTCCCAAACCGAAACTCCGATTGGGCCGAGTACTTTGGGGAGCTATGGCTGCGGCCGCTACGTTGGCGTTTGCCTTCGTCATCTTTCAGGAAGGATCGTCCCGCTCCGCCGATTTGGTTTCCGAAGCGATTGCCGAGGCAAAGCCAGAGATTCGCAACCAGCTTGAGGACGGCTCCACCATCAAATTGAAAGAGGGAGCTGAAGTGACGATGAATTTCACGGCTTCAGAGCGTCGCGTTCGAATGGAAAAGGGTGAGGCCTTCTTCATTGTGGCCAAAGACGCTAGTCGGCCCTTCGTGGTAGAGGTTCACGGAGTAGACGTGAGTGCGGTCGGGACCGCGTTCAATGTGAGATTGGATGAAGACGCTGTGGAAGTTCTCGTTGCCGAAGGGATTGTGGAGGTGGCATCGTCTGCAGTTGACGGTGTATCACCCGAACTTAACGAAACGCCCCGTCTTGAAGCACACGAGCGGGCAATCATCTCGTTTTCTTCGCACTTAGGGGTTCCTCAAGTGGCAGTGCTCTCGAAAGCGGAGATACAGCGCGTTCTCGCTTGGCAGCACGGGGCCATGACCTTCGCGGCGAAACCCCTGGCTGAGATTATTGATGAATTGAATCGGCTGAATGACACCCAGCTTACCATCGTGGATCCTGATTTGGCTTCCGAGCGGTTTACAGGGACGTTTCTTTCAAGTAATGTCGAAGGTTTCGTTTCTGTTCTCAAAAATGGTTATGGAGTGGATGCGAGAATGCGCGGTGGCTCTGAGATCCTACTGAGTAAGGCCGTTGACTAA
- a CDS encoding RNA polymerase sigma factor, with product MPPGYSEQSDWFTTDLEPHEPMLRAWLRSRFSNERDLDDIIQEAYARVLKAQKTTEIGSPKAFLFATARNLALGKIRKQTSRGEISLADIDVLGVLDESEEVGQAISRSEELELLTEAIQSLPTRCRQILTLRKIYGMSQKDIANELGISVHTVDSQGTIGMRKLTDFFDRVESRTEFSR from the coding sequence ATGCCTCCTGGATATTCAGAGCAATCGGATTGGTTTACCACCGACCTAGAGCCGCACGAACCCATGCTGCGTGCGTGGTTGCGGAGTCGTTTCTCTAATGAAAGAGATTTAGACGATATCATTCAGGAAGCTTACGCTCGCGTACTGAAAGCTCAAAAAACGACGGAAATTGGTTCTCCGAAAGCGTTTCTTTTCGCGACGGCCCGCAATTTGGCCTTGGGAAAAATTCGCAAACAAACCTCTCGAGGAGAAATTTCTTTGGCGGATATCGATGTATTGGGCGTCTTGGATGAGAGCGAGGAAGTAGGTCAGGCCATTTCTCGCTCGGAGGAACTCGAACTTTTGACCGAAGCCATACAGTCTTTGCCAACACGCTGCCGCCAGATCCTCACGCTGCGGAAGATCTATGGTATGTCCCAAAAGGACATCGCCAATGAGCTGGGTATCTCCGTGCACACGGTGGATTCGCAAGGAACCATTGGTATGCGCAAATTGACCGATTTTTTTGACCGGGTGGAGAGTCGCACCGAGTTTTCACGATGA
- a CDS encoding GNAT family N-acetyltransferase, which translates to MPFKANLLEFTIRPMKPEEASEVASLIFSSTNHWYESNGQGKIFSGRPEHCSVFTEVYEDLDPSCCYIAVSEVDQSILGSCFYHPRETHISLGIMNTRPDAGSRGVAKALLAEIVTEARFKGLPTRLVSSAFNLDSFSLYTRQGFAPYQIFQDMVVEVPCNGVATSTIPGINVRAGTSEDAVRIDALERSIWQTSRIKDWEYIAENHQRIWSLTVAENDGGTLVGALASINHPGAELIGPGIAVNEYVAKLMIQRELNQHRGGKPIVIIPSDKPALVSSMYEMGARNCELHVAQCLGEPPKISGIVMPTFLPETG; encoded by the coding sequence ATGCCCTTTAAAGCAAACCTTCTAGAATTCACCATTCGCCCCATGAAACCGGAGGAGGCTTCTGAGGTCGCTTCACTCATCTTCTCGTCTACCAACCATTGGTATGAATCAAACGGACAAGGGAAGATATTTTCGGGGAGGCCGGAACATTGTTCGGTATTCACTGAAGTGTATGAGGACCTTGACCCAAGCTGCTGCTATATCGCGGTTTCCGAAGTAGATCAGTCGATTCTTGGCTCCTGCTTCTATCACCCTCGAGAAACCCACATTTCTCTGGGGATCATGAATACAAGACCCGACGCTGGAAGTAGAGGGGTCGCCAAGGCCCTTCTCGCCGAGATCGTAACCGAAGCTCGATTTAAGGGACTCCCAACTCGGCTCGTTTCCAGCGCGTTTAATCTCGATTCCTTCTCCCTTTATACACGCCAAGGGTTCGCTCCCTACCAGATCTTTCAAGACATGGTCGTGGAGGTTCCCTGCAACGGGGTTGCCACAAGCACCATACCGGGAATCAACGTTAGGGCAGGAACATCCGAAGACGCAGTCCGCATCGACGCGCTCGAACGCTCTATCTGGCAGACATCAAGGATCAAGGACTGGGAGTACATCGCAGAAAACCATCAGAGAATCTGGAGTCTAACGGTAGCAGAGAATGACGGAGGCACGTTGGTGGGAGCGCTCGCATCCATAAATCACCCCGGAGCCGAACTGATCGGTCCAGGAATTGCGGTCAATGAATATGTCGCCAAACTGATGATACAACGCGAACTCAATCAACATAGGGGCGGAAAACCAATTGTTATCATTCCTTCCGACAAGCCAGCCCTCGTTTCATCCATGTACGAAATGGGGGCTCGCAACTGCGAGCTTCATGTCGCCCAGTGCCTTGGAGAACCTCCGAAAATAAGTGGCATCGTTATGCCTACATTCCTGCCGGAAACCGGATAG
- a CDS encoding sulfatase family protein, whose product MKRRTFVKTSITAAASAAVVPNLISAESESSKKPNLLIIQCDELNFRTIGSYRDTLSEEQAFMWGKKMVVDTPHIDSLAAEGTLCTKFYAATPVCSPSRSSFISGRFPQNTGVPKNDLPIEDSIVTFAHLLGDAGYATGYAGKWHLDGDGKPQWDPQRNFGFEDNRYMFNRGHWKQFEDTENRPRIKARDGKGRPTYSVEGADEESFATDWLSNKAIDFIEEHKSKPFCYMLAIPDPHGPDTVRAPYDTMLDDSDSEMPRTFDKSAKDVPSWAEPADKCNYKMAAYLGMMKCIDDNVGRILGTLRERNLIDDTIVIFTADHGDLRGEHHRQNKGVPLEASAKVPFIIRYPKKIAAARRIDNVLNTVDFQPTILSMMGIKTSGNEEGRDASQILTTGKASKGWSDVTFMRSTGVIGATNGWVAAVTPHHKLILSDKDEPWLLDLDEDPDELTNFVHDEKQRETARDLAKEIEAYGKRHNDPYTTNAKTRKALEELAG is encoded by the coding sequence ATGAAACGTCGTACCTTCGTCAAAACCTCTATCACCGCGGCGGCCAGTGCCGCAGTGGTACCGAACCTAATTTCTGCGGAGAGTGAATCCTCCAAAAAACCGAATCTCCTCATCATTCAGTGCGATGAGCTCAATTTTCGGACAATCGGCAGCTACCGTGATACGCTCTCAGAGGAGCAAGCTTTCATGTGGGGCAAAAAAATGGTCGTGGACACACCGCATATTGACAGCCTCGCGGCGGAGGGAACGCTTTGTACGAAATTCTATGCGGCAACCCCGGTCTGCTCACCCTCCCGCTCCTCTTTTATTTCCGGCCGTTTCCCACAAAACACCGGGGTCCCCAAAAACGATTTGCCGATTGAAGATTCGATCGTAACGTTTGCGCATCTCCTGGGGGACGCGGGCTATGCCACCGGTTACGCAGGCAAGTGGCATCTCGATGGAGATGGAAAGCCGCAGTGGGACCCCCAACGAAATTTTGGTTTCGAGGACAATCGATACATGTTTAATCGGGGTCATTGGAAGCAGTTCGAAGACACGGAAAATAGACCTCGGATAAAGGCGCGTGATGGGAAAGGGAGGCCCACCTACAGCGTAGAAGGCGCGGACGAAGAGTCTTTTGCGACCGACTGGCTTTCGAACAAAGCCATCGATTTCATTGAGGAGCATAAGAGCAAGCCGTTCTGCTACATGTTGGCGATACCGGATCCACATGGACCGGATACTGTTCGGGCACCTTACGACACAATGCTCGACGACAGCGATTCCGAGATGCCTCGGACCTTTGATAAGTCGGCGAAGGATGTGCCTTCCTGGGCGGAACCAGCGGATAAATGCAACTACAAGATGGCGGCCTATTTGGGTATGATGAAATGCATCGATGACAATGTGGGCCGTATTCTTGGCACGTTGCGTGAACGTAATCTTATTGATGATACAATCGTTATCTTTACCGCCGATCATGGAGATCTTCGAGGGGAACATCATCGGCAAAACAAAGGCGTCCCGTTGGAGGCTTCGGCTAAAGTACCCTTTATCATCCGTTATCCGAAAAAAATCGCAGCGGCTCGGCGGATCGACAATGTGCTAAACACGGTCGATTTCCAGCCCACGATCCTTTCCATGATGGGGATCAAAACATCGGGCAATGAAGAAGGTCGAGACGCATCCCAAATTCTAACTACAGGTAAAGCGTCTAAAGGCTGGAGCGACGTAACCTTTATGCGAAGCACGGGTGTGATTGGGGCGACGAATGGTTGGGTTGCGGCGGTAACGCCTCATCACAAACTGATTCTTTCGGACAAGGATGAGCCTTGGCTGCTTGATCTCGATGAAGACCCCGACGAGCTCACTAATTTCGTCCATGACGAAAAGCAACGTGAGACCGCTCGCGATCTTGCGAAGGAAATTGAAGCCTACGGCAAGCGTCACAACGATCCCTATACGACGAACGCAAAGACCCGCAAAGCTCTCGAAGAATTAGCGGGCTAA
- a CDS encoding sugar phosphate isomerase/epimerase family protein → MLRRNFLKTALASSLASSAAFQAMALGKSNHYRKNIGIQLYTLRNQIAEDPVAALKAVADAGYKQVEPYGFPYASSMTEAAKDFGLAVNSSHFAWESVTNPTKEGVPPFAKILDAAKETGLSHLVVPYLHDHERGGPDAYKRLAENCNRAAAQAKKVGIQLAYHNHAFEFEPVEGTTGYQVLMDEFSPEMQFEVDVFWVEVGGVDPVKLIKKLKGRVSQLHLKDLKKGMDLPEFGSVPKDAFQELGEGIIPMEPIIQAAQKAGVAHCHVEQDQSPDPIASINQSIKHLATL, encoded by the coding sequence ATGCTACGACGAAATTTTCTTAAAACTGCCCTCGCTTCTTCATTAGCCTCATCAGCCGCCTTTCAAGCCATGGCCCTCGGAAAGAGCAACCACTATCGTAAGAACATTGGCATCCAACTCTACACCTTGCGAAATCAGATCGCGGAAGATCCCGTAGCCGCTCTGAAAGCAGTCGCGGACGCGGGCTACAAACAAGTCGAGCCCTACGGATTCCCCTATGCCAGTTCAATGACCGAAGCGGCCAAGGATTTTGGCCTCGCGGTCAATTCCTCCCATTTTGCCTGGGAATCCGTGACCAATCCGACCAAGGAAGGCGTCCCCCCATTCGCCAAGATTCTCGATGCCGCCAAGGAAACGGGTCTGTCCCACCTCGTCGTGCCCTACCTGCATGACCACGAAAGAGGGGGTCCCGACGCGTACAAGCGACTGGCTGAAAACTGTAATAGAGCGGCCGCCCAAGCAAAGAAAGTCGGCATTCAACTCGCCTACCATAATCACGCCTTTGAATTCGAGCCGGTTGAAGGCACTACGGGCTATCAAGTTCTGATGGACGAGTTTTCACCCGAAATGCAATTTGAAGTCGATGTCTTCTGGGTGGAGGTTGGAGGAGTAGACCCGGTTAAACTCATTAAAAAACTGAAAGGTCGCGTCTCCCAACTGCACTTAAAGGATCTCAAAAAAGGGATGGATCTTCCTGAATTCGGTAGCGTACCCAAAGACGCGTTTCAGGAGCTCGGTGAAGGGATCATCCCCATGGAGCCGATCATCCAAGCCGCTCAGAAAGCGGGAGTCGCCCATTGCCACGTCGAGCAGGACCAGTCTCCCGACCCAATCGCCAGTATTAACCAGAGTATCAAGCACCTGGCTACTTTGTAA